Within Sphingobium sp. EP60837, the genomic segment CAGGGTGGATCGGACTTGGTCGATCATATGCGTGCCGAATGCGCCCAGGAAACCGCCGCCCTGTGCAGCGTCCGTCCACCAGTCGGCAAGTGGTTCCTCCTCTCCGCTACCCGGCTGCTGGTATATGCGGCTGAACATCAGCGGATCGCCGATGAGGCCATCCTTCACCACCCGACGCAGCAGCGCCTGCGCGCTGTCGAAACGGAACTCGGCGCCCAGCGCATGGACGATCCCCGCCTTTTGGGCGGCGGCCAGCATCTCCCGCGCTTCGGGTAGATCGCGTGCGAAGGGCTTTTCGCACATGACATGGCGGCCCGCGGCGATCGCCTGCATGACGGGCGTGTAATGCGCGTGCGGCGGGGTGGCGACAGTGACCAAGCGAATGCCCGGATCGTCGGACAGTACCTGTGCCAGATTATCGGACGCAAGCGGAATGCCCAGCGGCGCTGCGCGCTGCGCGGTCCTTTCCTGATTCCTACCGACGATGGCACGCACCTCAAATCCTGCATCGCGCAGCGCGCGGACATGCGTGAAAAGTCCAAAGCCCGTGCCTACGACGACTGCGCCGATCGGCGCTTCCTTGCCCGTCATCTCGTTTCTCTAGCCTTTCTGATGATGTCGCGAGCGGCTGGCGCCCATGAAGCGATGGCCTGCGCCATCGGCATGCCGTTGATGTTTTTCGAAAAGACCTCGACTGAGAAAAGGGCTGTGCTCCCAATCTGATCAAGCGTCCGGATGAAGCGCGTGAGGTCGAAGCTTCCCTGTCCGGGAACGAGCCGACCGCTCATCGTTTCGTGCAGCAGGTCGGCTTCTGGTTGCGCAGGCGCATCGTTGATCTGCACGGTGTGGATGCGCGATCCCGGGATGCTTTCGAGCAGCTCGAAGCTGGACCCGCTCCTGAAGAAGTGCCAGCTATCGACCGTGAGCCCGCCATTGGGCCGTCCGGCCGCCTGCACGATTGCCCATGCGCTCGCCAGATCGGGGATGCCGCCAAAAGGCAGGAACTCAATATGGACTTTCAGGCCATAGGGCGCGGCCAGATCGCACAGATGCGTGAAGGCTTCAGCCGCCTCATCCAGCGAGGGGGAGACGCCCATCATCTCGACGGCCGTGATCGACGGCGCACCGATGCGCGCGGCCGCTTCCACCACGCGCTCGGGCGTCAGCGATTGAAGCAGCGAAGCCAAAGGCGCGTCGTCGCCCGTTCGACGATGACTGGGCAGCCAGCAAGCCGTGCAATCCACCTCCATAACCGTCAGGTCATGATTGGCGATCCGCGCCGCAATTTCGGACGGCTTCATCCCTGCCTCTTCCAACGACCAGACGTCGCCGGGCATTAACGAGATGCCGGTAAAGCCCGCTTCACGCGCCGGGGCTAATCGTTCGAGCAGCGGCACATGTGCAAAAGGCGGAGCGGACAGGATCAACGGCAGATCCTCTGTCATGCCGCCTCCAGCCGGAAATTCAGTTCCAGAATGATCCCGTTCCGCTCCTCGACGAACAGCTGGCAGAGATTGGCGGGCGGATAGTCTTTCCGCACTACCGCGAGCCCGGCAGCGTCCAGCCGGGCGACCATAGCGGGCAGATCATCGCACTCCAGCGCCACATGATGCACTGCCCCGCTGCCCCGCGCGGGGGTGAAGGGCAGCGCGTCGTCGCTGGGATAGGCCGCACCCACTGGGCCGATATGGACGATAGCCCGTCCGTCCGGATCATGGATCCAGCAGCCTTGATCGATCGATCCCGCCCCAGGCGCGGTCTCCGCCCGCAGGCCCAGCACATCGCGGAAAAAGGCCGCGGTGCCGGGTACATCGGCGGTCCGGATATTTACATGGTCAAGAGTTCGCACGGCCATGGCGTCAGTCCACGAACTGGCCGGTGGCGATCGCAGCCTCCGGCTTGAGCGCCGTAAGCCCTTCCGCCTCAAGTTGCGCGAGCGGCAGGCGCCACAGATTTACGGCCGCAGTGCTTTCGGTCCGCACCAGGCGCAAGCCCCAGATGCCTTTCTCATGCGCGTAGGAATTCACCCAATTGCCGCCCAGGCCCGGATCATGCTCGGCGATGATGATGCGCACCCGGCCGTCGGGCTCGGCGGCGAAGCGGTAATTATTGACCCAGCCGTTGCCGTCCTCGAACGTGTCGAGATTTTCCTGCCAGATGTTGCAGATCTGGAAGTTCCAATATTCACAGTTCGGCGGCGCGAATTCGAGCACCAGCGCCTCGTCCAGCCGCTTTTCCCATCCGCCAAAGGCGACATGGCGATCGGGCACGCCGCCGTTCGACAGATATTGGGCGCGGCTATAGTCCAGTCGGTTGAGCTTGGCGGCGAAATTGCCCTGCGTCCCGTTCCACCAGTTGCGGACCAGTTCAGCATAGCCCAGCACATTCTGCGCGGCCCAGGCCAGGTTGTTCGCCATCAGTGCAGGCGTCACCGGCTCAGGATCCGCGCCGTCTAGCCGCTCGATGCGCATGTCGGGCGCAACTTCCTTCTCCCGGTCGCTCCATACCAGGCGGATAAGGATACAGTTGGTGTCAGGCTGTAGCTTCAGCCAGTTCTTGCCTTCGCCCGGATCATTTTTTGACAGGATGATCTCAAATCTCCCGTCGGCTTCGACGCGCAGCTGCTGACTGCCAAGAAAGCCGGTGGTTTTGAGGTTGGCGGGATCGAATAGCTTAAGACCATCGACGCCCAGCGGCGCCCAGTCGCGTGCGCCTGCATCATCCGGCGCGGGCGCGCTCAGCAGGGCCAGGACGAAATAGGGAATGGTGCCGCGCGTACCGACGATGCGATAATCGCGCGCCTCATCGAACTGGCACATCAGATGGTCCTGATCGACAGTCTGGACGTTGATCGATTGGCGCCATACCATGTCGCGCAGGCGGGGGCGGGTCGGCTCCGCATTTTCGATCAGCCGTTCGAAACCCGACCGCGCGAGGCGGGTGAGAAAGCGATACCATTCCGCCCGGTCCAGATCGGATGGATCATCTCTGAACTGGTCTATCATCCGTCCTGCGACCTTCAGCACGTCGCAGAAATCATCCCAGGACTGACCCGAAAGCAGCCTCTGCGCCGAGCGCGCCTCGATCTCCCGCATATCCATTGCTTCGTTGAGCGCGTCAGCCATCGCGGCCCATCCTCTTCCTGTTTGATCAGCGGAAGGTGCCATCGCCCCGGCGTGGGGGCCAGCCTTTCTTCTGTCGATCCCGTGCCATTATCCTTCCTGTGTGACGCAAAATGGTTTTGCGACATCCGACGGGCGGTGGGAACGGCATTGACCGGAAAGTTATAGATTGATAACTTTCTTGGGTCGATAGCGGTGCGGCCCGGTGGCGTGCACGAGTCGCTCGCCTGTGAGAGGAGTTAGGAAGTCATGCTTACCGATGCGCAGAAGCGCCATCTGTCCAATATCTTGCAGCCGGTTTCGCCGCCGCGCGAACTGCACAATGTGTACACCGAGGATCAGCGTCGCCGTTTGCTGGACGTGGTGCATAGCGGCGCCTGGAAGCTGATCATTGCGCAGCATTTCCCCAATGCGGAAGCGCTGATCGCCACTTTTGCAGGCGGCTTCCCCGAAGGTTTCGAACCGACGCTGGACATGTTCCTGACGCCGACCTTCCGCGGCTTCTATGCTAATTACTCAACCTGCATGTTCCCGGAAATTCAGGACACCTTCTACAATCCGACGTTCCTGGAATATGCGAAGGCCTATTGGAACGCCGACTATGCCAAGCCGCAGATGATGCTGTTCAACGTGAACGGCCCGTGCGGCAACAAGGATCCGGGCCATCTGGATTCGCCCAGCTTCCGCGGCGTGCGTTACGAAAATTCGCCGACCTGGCTGTGCTCGATCATGGGCCGTTCGGGCCTGTTCCAGGATTATCTGATCAAGATGGCGCAGGTCATCACCTGGTTCAGCCATGATGCCAATAGCGGCTTTACCTATTGGCCGAAGGGTCCGCTGGAAAAGCCAGCCCGCCTGCAGCCGCCGGTCTATAACCGCGGCGTAGTGGTGCAAAATGAGATGCTGGTGCATCGCGGCGAGGCCAACGGCCCGCTGGAGCGGCAGAATCCCAAGGGGCTGGGCTTCGACTCGCTGTTCAGTGGTGAACCGGGCAACCCTGACGGCTGGCTGGTCAAGACGGGCGATCAGGTCATCGAGCGCTATCACACCGACGACCTGCGCTTCCTCGTTCACTGGTCGGCGGAGGTCTTCGAGGACTATGCCGAACTGAAGAAGAACATGGATGGGTCGGACAACCTGACCTATGATCAGGTGTTTGACACGCTGATCAAGGATGTCCGTTCGCGCGGCATCCAGATCGAAACGCCGACCGACCCTCTGAACGATCCGGCGTTCATCAAGGCGCTGAACGACGCCTATGACTATGGCGGTCCTGCCGAATATCCGGCTGAAGCCCCGCGTGAGTTGGTTGCGGCCTGACCGGACCAGCGAAGGGAAATAGGAAAGGGCGCCGCATTTCGGCGCCCTTTCTTTTAGATCAGTCGATCGCTGGCTCCAAGTCGTCTGGTCCCCAATAGGCTTTCAAGCTGGTGATCCGCCCTTGCGCATCGAACGTGCAGACGTCGAGAGATCGGATCAGCAAGCGCGGACCTTCGGGGGGCTGAAAGGTGACGTCGAAAACCAGCGCGGCGGCGTTGGCATGCGACCCCCGGATCGGCGCGACTGGCTGAATCCGCGTCTTGAACGCGACCGTATCGCTGAACCAGGCCGCTATTTCCTCTCCGCTTTTGGGCGGCGATCCGAGTGGGTCCTCGATTATCGCATCGGGCGCGAAAAGCGTCAGGACGCCGTCGCGATCCCCTGCATTGATCCGATCGACATAGGCTTGGAGCGTAGCACGCATCTGCGCGTGGGTCGGCGGAGAGGCGGGAGTATCGCCAAGGGAAACGGATCGCTCGGTCATGGGGCTCACCTCATTTAACGGGCAGTCTTAATGGCTTGATGCCCCGCATTTAACATAGGATCTTGCACTTTCCCTATTGTTTTGCGTAGTAGGTTGCAGTTTTGAAGTTCAGGACAATTGCTGCAGGCTGGTGACTCGCTGCGCTTGATGCTAATTTGGCCGGACAGTGAGAGGATTATAGCATGGCCAAATCGTCGGACTATCGTCTGGGAGAATTTGAGTTTCCCCGTGGCTGGTTCATGGTTGGGGAGAGCGTCGAGGCGACGAAGACGCCCAAGGCGATGCGCTATCTTGGCCAGGACATGGTGATGTACCGTGGCGAGAGCGGCACGGTTTATGTGACGGAGGCTTATTGCCCGCACATGGGCGCGCATCTGGCGAAGAACACGACCAGCTACATCGTGCGCGACGGCGAGCAGATTGAGGGCGATTCGATCCGCTGCCCCTTCCATGGCTGGCAGTTCGGTCCCGACGGCGCGTGCAAGAACATCCCCTATTCCGACTTCGTGCCCAAGGCGGCCAAGCTCAAGACCTTCCCGGTCGTTGAGCGTGCGGGCACCGTGTGGATCTGGCATGATCCTGAAGGGCTCGAACCCAATTTCGACCTGCCCGACTTTGGCGGCCATTATGACGCGCCGGGCTGGGTCAATTGGAAGATCGATTTTATGGGCGATCTCGACATCCACCCGATCGAGGTGGTGGACAATATGGCCGACTTTGGCCATTTCGTGCCCATCCATGGGGCGAAGGACTTTGTCTATTTCGCCAATGAGTTCAAGGATCACATCGTCCACCAATATTATGCCGCTGGCCACCGCACGCTGGTGACCAACCCGGACGACGTGCTGACGCTCGACACCTGGTACACCGGCCCTTCGATCCTGCAGTCAGAGATGGAGGGGACGTTCAACAGCTTCATCCTCATCACCCACACGCCGATCGAGGATGGCAAGATCCGCGTCTGGCACGGCCTGATGGTGCAGGTGAATGACGGCTCTGCGCCGGTCACCGATGACCTGCGCGAAGCGGCGCTGCAATATCAGGAAGGCAGCCGCCTGGCCTTCGCCCAGGATGTCGAGATCTGGCAGAACAAGAAGGCGTGCCTCAACCCGCTCGTGATCCCGAGCGACGGCCCCTACGGCAAGGTCCGCACCTGGTACAAGCAGTTCTACAATCCCCGAGACAAGACCCCCGACCTGCACAAGCGCACCAACGGCCTGCATGTCACGCTCGACAAGCGTAGCTCGACGCAAGCCGCCTGAAGGAGAAAAAGAGATGGAGAGAAGTGAACGCCCGGTAGCCATCGTTACCGGCGCTAGCCGTGGCGCAGGCCGCGGCATCGCCGTTGCGCTGGGCGAACAGGGCTATCGCGTCTATGTCACCGGCCGGTCTATCCGCGAAGGCGATGCGGAACTGCCGGGCACCATTGGCGCTACGGCCGCGCAGGTCGATGCCGCAGGTGGCGAAGGCCGCGCCGTCCAGGTCGATCACGCCGATGATGACGCGATCGCCGCGCTGTTCGACCGGGTGCGGGAAGAAAGCGGCCGGCTCGACATATTGGTCAACAATGTCGCCGCCTTGAATGATGATCTGGTGAAGCCCGGCCCCTTCTGGGAAAAATCCACCGGCCTGGCCGACATTCTGAACGTCGGGCTTCGCTCCCATTATCTGGCGAGCTGGCATGCGGCGCGCATGATGGTCCCGGCTGGAAGCGGCCTCATTGCCTTTACCTCCTCCTTCGGGTCGGTCTGCTACATGCACGGCGCAGCCTATGGCGCGCAGAAGGCGGGCGTAGATAAGTTCGCCGCCGACATGGGCGTCGATTTTCGGGGAACGGGCGTCGCCGCGATCGCGCTTTGGATGGGGCCGCTGCTTACCGAACGGAGCGAACGCACGCTGTCGGAGCATCCGGAGCAATATGAAAAGTTCATGGCCGACGCGGAAACGCCGGAATTCAACGGGCGCGTTATCGCGGCGATTCATGATGACCCGAACCGCGACGAGCTCAACGGTCAGACGTTGATCACCGCCGAAATTGCGCAGCGCTACGGCATCACCGAATCCGGCGGGCGCACGCCGCCTTCCTACCGCGCGATGCTGGGCGACCCCCGGATTGCGCACCCTGCAATCGTGGCTTGAGGAAAGAACTGATGGAGTTTGGACGTCGATTTGCAGGCAAGTCGATCATCGTCACCGGCGGGGCGTCGGGCATCGGACGCGCTACGGCGCTGCGCCTGGCTGCCGAGGGTGGGCGGGTGTTGGCCGTCGATCTGGATGAAAAGGGTCTGGCGACGCTGCAGCAGGAACAGCCCGGTATTGAAATCCGGGCGGGCTCCGTCGCCGATGAACCTACCGTCCGCTCCATCATCGCTGAATGGGTCGCGGTGGCGGGCCGGTTGGACGTCCTGGTCAACATGGCCGGGATCATAAGATCGAGCCACGCCGCATCGACGGATTATGAAGACTTCATGTCCATCATTGCCGTTAATCTGGGCAGCACCTTCCTCATGTGTCGCGAAGCCCTGCCGCATTTGGAAAAGGTCGGCGGCAACATCGTCAATGCCGCATCTACCTCGAGCCATTTCGGTCACCCTTTCCTGACCGGCTATGCCGCGAGCAAGGGGGCGGTCGCCGCTTATACCCAAAGCCTCGCCTGGGAATATGTAAAGCGGGGGGTCCGGGTAAATGCCGTGGCTCCCGGCGGGATTGAAACCCCGTTGGCCAGCAGCGTACAAACCGCCATGGTGGAAGGGGCCGATTGGGAGTTGTATAATCATCTAAGCCCGATCAAGGGTTTTGCCGCCCCGGACAAGATCGCGGGCGTCATCGCCATGCTGGCGAGCGAGGATGGAGGGCACATGAATGGGGCAGTCGTGCGTGTCGATGGGGGCGTCCACGCCTGAAGCGCCGGACGTTGCAAGGGGTCGCCTGCAATGACCTTCGCTGCGCCTGAATTTTGTCTCGATCATCTGTCACTCGTCGATCTCGATGCGCTGACGGTGATCGATGCCGCCGCCCATGCGGGCTTTGCTGCGGTCAGCCTGTTCGTTACCCCTATTCCCATCAGTCCGACGCCTGATCTGGTGGCGGACAAGGTGGCGCGAAGGGAAGTCCTCGCTGCTTTGCGCGATACGGGCTTGCGGGTCGGAATCGTCGAACCCTTCATGCTCGATCAGGATCCCAATTGGCAGTTGCTTGAACATAGCGCGGAACTGACGGCGGAGCTTGGCGGCACGGTCAACATATTGGGCCTGGACGAGGATCATGCGCGACTGCGGGAGTCGCTGGAGCGCACGGTCGATATTTGTCGCAGGGCGCAGGCGGCGGCTGTGATCGAAGCCTATCCGCTCTCCACGATCCGCTCGCCGGCGCAGGCGCTAGGCTTTGCTCAGGCTTTGGGTCCGGACGTCGGCCTGTGCATCGATACGCTGCACATCATCCGCAGCGGAGGCAGCTGGGACGATGTCGCCGCGCTGCCACCCGGACGGATCCGTCATGTCCAGTTGAATGATGGACCGCTGGAAGCGCCGCATGACAGGGTGAATGAGGCTGTGTTCGACCGACAACTGCCGGGGGAGGGCGCGTTCGGCCTCAAGGCCCTGCTGGCGCTGCTGCCCGGCCACGCAACCATCGCGGTGGAAGCGCCGTCCCGCGCGCTTGCAAAGGGGGAGCCGCATGAACGCGCGGCCCGGCTGATGCAATCGATGCGGGATCTCTACGCAGCGCACTGAGAGCCCATTGCTCAGGGGTCTCCATCGGGCGAAGAGCAACTCTCCGCCCGATCCGATCCGTTTTATTCGGCAGCCAGTGTCGTCTGTTCCCGGAAATAGGGAATGACTTTTTCGCCGATGTTGCGAATCGTTTCCATGATCACTTCATGCGGGATGCCGCCCATCTGGAACATGAAAAGGATTTCGTCGGCGCCGGCATCCTGAAGGCGCTTGATCTGGCGGATGCAGTCCTCCGGCGTGCCGTAGGCATCCTCGACCACTTCGAAGCTTTCGGTATGATGGCCACCAACAGCGATCTTTTCTTCCGACAGCCAGGCCACGGTCTCTTCCTTATGGCGCTGAAGCGCGGCGAGGCTTTCGCTGGCGTCGAGGTCCTCGACATCGGGGGCTGGGCCGCCCGAATACCAGTGACCGAGCGATTCCACGAAGAAGCGCTGCCCGCGCAGGCCGATGCGGCGCGCCTTTTCGCGGTCTTCCAGCACGACGGCGGGGCAAAGCGCGGCGAGATGCTGCGTCGGGCGATAGCCGACCTGATCCTCGGCTTTCCGGTTCGCGAAAGCCTCGCGATAGATGGCGTTCTTCTTAGCGATATCTTCCGGGCCTGCGAAGCCCAGAACCAGCGCACCGATGCCGCGCGAACCGGCGGTGACCAGCGTGTCGGCGCGGGTGCAGGCCATGTAGATCGGCGGATGCGGATCCTGCAGCGGACTCGGGTGGATCGGACGGAAGGGGATCTTCACGAACTGGCCGTCATGCTCGATCTCGCCATGCTTCAGGATCTTGGGGATCAGATACATGGACTCGTCGATCATCGGCGGGAGGTCTTCGAGATTATAGCCGAAGGTGCCCGCTTCCTGCTGCGTCCCGCCCTTACCCATGCCGAAATGAACGCGGCCATTAGACAGGATGTCGAGCGTCGCGATTCGCTCTGCCACCTTCACCGGATGGTTCATCGCGGGCGGCAGGCAAACCACGCCATGGCCGATGCCGATGCGCGAGGTGCGGCCGGCGAGATAGGCGAGGAAAGTCTCGGGCGCTGACATATGGGCATATTGGGTCAGCGCGGTATGTTCGACCGCCCAGATCGTGTCGAAGCCCATTTCCTCGGCATAGACTGACTGTTCGACGATGTCGCGAAACACCTGCTGTTCATTCGCGCGCGACGTGTCGGCCATCTGCGCTTCGTAAATGATCGAGAATTTCATCATCTTCTCCACAATTTTCTTGTCGTGGAGCAAGGCTATGCGCAGTGGCAGGCGGCGGCATCATCCAAATGGATCAGATTTCATATTCGCTGCCGGCGGTCCTAAGCAATGTGATGAGTTGACCCTGGCGATGGGTGCCGGTCTTCGCGAATATGGCGCGTAGGTGAGATCGGACGGTATTATAGGCAATGTCGAGCGCTACCGCCGCGTCTGCGAGCGATGCGCCCTGCGCTAGATGCAGCGCCAGTCCTGCTTCGGCGCGGGTCAGCTGAAATCGTTCCCGCAGCGCTTCTTCGGATAGCCCTCCCGGCCTGCTTGGATCGGCGATGAACAGGGCGATCCATGCCCCATCACCATAAGCTGAGGACGGCACCGCGCGGGCACGGGCATGGAGCGGCTGCCCGTCTCCCGCGGCGACTTCGAACAATATTTCCTCTCCCGCCGGTGGGGGAGAAGCGAGAATGCGGTTGATCGTGGCGGCGGCGGACCCCGTTCGCGGCTGCAGCTTGCCGCTCTGCTCCGCCACGACGTCGGCTTCCTCCAGCATCCTCATGGCCACCGCATTGCGCCTCAGGATACGGCCTTCACGGTCCAGGATCAGCGTGGCGACCGCCAGGCCCGCCATGGCGCTGCTGAACAGCTGGCTTTCCGCCTGAGTGGTGGTGAGGCGGGCGTGCAGGTCCAGCGCGATGCGCAGATGCGGGATCAGGCGGGTGAGCAACGCCCGTTCGGCATCGCCGAATTCGCCCTCCTCATCAACCCGCGTCAAGCGCAAGCGGACGGCGACATCGGGCGGCCGATGGAGATCGACGCCCAATATCTCGACGCTATGCGCCACATTCAACCAGTCGCGGAATCGCGCGGGGATATGGCTGACAAAGTCGCGGAAAGACACGACCTGTCCTTCTGGCAGGCCCACAAAGGGGTCGGCTTGCGATATCTTCTGATATTCCTGTGTGCGTTCCGGGTCAGCGCCGGGCGTAACATGCGCGTCGATGCCAGCATGCCCCCGGCCGATGAGCAGCGTGGCGAAAGTCGTATTGGTCGCGGCCGCGAGCGTGCGCAGAAAATCTTCCCACGGCGGCGACCGGGTCAGTCCGCCATAGAGAGTTTCGAGCAGGTCGGCAAAGGCAGTGTCGTCGCTCATCGATCAGATCATCCGCCTTGGCCGCGGCAGCGGGTTGCGCCGCCGCGGCTCTCCCCCCGCGTCAGCGCCGCAGGGCCAGCGTGATGCTGTAGCGGCGCGGCGGCGAATAATAGGCTTCGGTAAAGCCAAAGCTGGTGGACGCGTCATAACCCGCCGTGATGATGCGGCGATCGGTGATGTTATCGACGCCCGCCCGCACCGACAGGCCACTGTCCGCAAGGCGCAACTCGGCGCTCGCATTGAGGATCGCATGGTCGGGCTGCCGCAGCAGCGGCGTGTTTTCGGCATCGACAAAGACCTGGCTCTTATAGGCGGCGTCGAGGCGGAAGACCGCGTCCACATCTTCGCTGAGCGGCGCTTCATAAACCACGCTCGCATTGGCGGTGATGTCGGGCGCCTGTTTCAGCTTGCGGTCGCTGACATCCGTCGGGACGCCGTTGATTACCGAAACATAGTCCAGATATTTGGCGTCGAGCAAGCCAAGCGCGCCGGTCACAGTGAAGCGCTGCGACACCTTGAACGCGCCTTCCAGCTCGATACCCTGGATGCGCGAGCGCCCGGCATTCTCGTTCCGCACGACGATCAGGCCAGTAGTCGGGCTGACCGTGGACACCAGGATCTGCTGATCGCGATATTCGTTGCGGAACACGGCGAGGTTGATCGTGGCGACGCCGCCGAAACCCGCCTTCAGACCCGCTTCATAAGCGGTCAGATATTCCGGGTCATAGGAGCCGATTTCTTCGACCGAGGTGGGCCGCCCATTGAACCCGCCCGACCGGAAGCCCCGCGAATAGGAAGCATAGGTCATCAGGTTCGGCCGGAACTTGTAAGAGATCGACGCGCGCGGCGTGAAAGCGTCCCAGCTCTTTTCCAACGTATAGCTCGGCGTGCCAGCCAGCAACGGCTCGCCCGAATAAATACGCATCGCCGACTGGAAGAACTTCTTCTTTTCCCATGTGTAACGCGCGCCAAGCTCCAGCGAAAGACCGTCAGCCAGTTCGTAATTGCCGTTCGCGAAAAGCGCGAGATTGTCGGTGCGCTGCCGATTGCGGAAGTCGATGTTGAAGTCGAGCGACGAGGCCGGGATAGCGAAACCGGGCGCAATCGGGAAGGGGTCCAGGCCCGCTGCGACCAGCGCCGGATAGAGCCCATCCGCCACGATCAGCCGCGTATTGTCGCGGGTCTTCTCGCGATAGGCGAAGGCGCCCAGCAGTAATGTGCCGCGCCCACCCAGATCGAGCGAAAGCTGCAGTTCCTGGCTGATCTGCCGCGCGCGTTCATCATGGATATCGCCCGCATAATTGATCGCCGCCGATGCGTCGCCGTCACGCCCGAACAGCGCATCGACATAGCGGTAGGCGGTGATTGACTTCAGAGTTGCTCCGCCAAATTCCTTGGTCAGGGTCAGCGATGCGTTGACTGCGTCGGTTTGGTCTTTGTTGAGCGCAGGCGTGCTATCGGTCCGGTCTATGTCGCCGGGCACCGTGCAGCAGGGTGCAAGGAATGTCGATTGCAGGATCGAAAAGAAGGTCGGGGTGAAGGCGATCATGCTGTGCGGCGCACTATGCTGCCGCCGGCGCAGGCCATCGACCTGCAGCACTGCGTCCAGCCCTTCGCCGTCATAATGGAGCGCGACCTTGCCCGCGACGACATTTCGGTTGCCCAGATTCTTGCCCGAGGGAATCTTCTGCCAGCCCTCGCCGAATTCGCCGAGCGCCGCGACGCCCAGCGACCATTGGTCGGACAAAGGCGTTTCGGCATAGACCCGTCCGCGCACCGTGTTGAACGAACCATAGCGCAGGTCGGCTGTGATCTTCTGCTCGCGACCCGGAATGGCCGACACGATGTTGATCGCGCCGCCCACGGTATTTTTCCCAAACAACGTGCCCTGCGGCCCGCGCAGTACTTCTATCCGGTCGATGCCCAGCAATTCGGTCGTCGCGCCAAAAGTGCGCGCGACATAGACGCCATCGATATAGACGCCAACCGCCGGGTCTGATGTGATGATGAAGTCATTTTCGCCGACGCCGCGAATGAACGGCGCGATGCCGCCGCTGTTGCCGCCCTGACCTGGTGTGAACTGGATATTGGGCGCGATCTGGCCGACCTGCGTCACATTATCGAGGCCACGGCTGTCGAGTGCTGAGGCATCGACGGCGCTAACCGCGATCGGCACGTCCTGTAGCCGTTCCTCGCGGCGGCGGGCGGTGACGACGATGTCGCTACCCTCTGATGTGGCCGCTCCAGGCGCACTGTTCTGCGCCAACGCCAGTCCGGGCGCTGCAAGGGCAATGAATGAGACTATCGGATAAAGCGTCTTGCGCATGGTTCCCTCCCCAAAAACCGTTTTATTTTGCCGGCGACTATAGTGCCGCCATTCCCATTCTCCAGCGGGCCGCTGCAAAAATGCAGCCGGTGTTGCGTCTAAGCATCATCAGGGTACGGCGGCGTCCACCCAAGCCCGCTTCTGCGTTCGTCGGGCAAAACGCCATCCGGCAGCGGTGCGCGTCAGTTCGTCCTCGTACCAGAGGCCGATATGATTGTTCTGCTCGCTCCCGTCCGACCCTTTGGCTGTCATCACGACATGCGCCGCCGAACGGACCGACGCGCTGTCTCCATCGAGGTTGCACATGATGCTGGCGGTCGAATGGTAACTGCCTGTCAGCCCCTCCACCACAGGCCGTAGAAAGGCGATCAGCATATCCGCGCCGCCCTTTGGACCTCCGAAGGCCGTGAAATCGACCTGCGCATCATCTGCGAACAGGGCGCGCAGGTCCTTCCACCGGTGCTGATCGATCGCATGGCAATATCGGGCCAACAGCTCATTTATGGCCAGCCGATCGG encodes:
- a CDS encoding steroid Delta-isomerase; translation: MTERSVSLGDTPASPPTHAQMRATLQAYVDRINAGDRDGVLTLFAPDAIIEDPLGSPPKSGEEIAAWFSDTVAFKTRIQPVAPIRGSHANAAALVFDVTFQPPEGPRLLIRSLDVCTFDAQGRITSLKAYWGPDDLEPAID
- a CDS encoding VOC family protein; the protein is MAVRTLDHVNIRTADVPGTAAFFRDVLGLRAETAPGAGSIDQGCWIHDPDGRAIVHIGPVGAAYPSDDALPFTPARGSGAVHHVALECDDLPAMVARLDAAGLAVVRKDYPPANLCQLFVEERNGIILELNFRLEAA
- a CDS encoding DUF1214 domain-containing protein — protein: MADALNEAMDMREIEARSAQRLLSGQSWDDFCDVLKVAGRMIDQFRDDPSDLDRAEWYRFLTRLARSGFERLIENAEPTRPRLRDMVWRQSINVQTVDQDHLMCQFDEARDYRIVGTRGTIPYFVLALLSAPAPDDAGARDWAPLGVDGLKLFDPANLKTTGFLGSQQLRVEADGRFEIILSKNDPGEGKNWLKLQPDTNCILIRLVWSDREKEVAPDMRIERLDGADPEPVTPALMANNLAWAAQNVLGYAELVRNWWNGTQGNFAAKLNRLDYSRAQYLSNGGVPDRHVAFGGWEKRLDEALVLEFAPPNCEYWNFQICNIWQENLDTFEDGNGWVNNYRFAAEPDGRVRIIIAEHDPGLGGNWVNSYAHEKGIWGLRLVRTESTAAVNLWRLPLAQLEAEGLTALKPEAAIATGQFVD
- a CDS encoding sugar phosphate isomerase/epimerase family protein, whose product is MTEDLPLILSAPPFAHVPLLERLAPAREAGFTGISLMPGDVWSLEEAGMKPSEIAARIANHDLTVMEVDCTACWLPSHRRTGDDAPLASLLQSLTPERVVEAAARIGAPSITAVEMMGVSPSLDEAAEAFTHLCDLAAPYGLKVHIEFLPFGGIPDLASAWAIVQAAGRPNGGLTVDSWHFFRSGSSFELLESIPGSRIHTVQINDAPAQPEADLLHETMSGRLVPGQGSFDLTRFIRTLDQIGSTALFSVEVFSKNINGMPMAQAIASWAPAARDIIRKARETR
- a CDS encoding Rieske 2Fe-2S domain-containing protein, producing MAKSSDYRLGEFEFPRGWFMVGESVEATKTPKAMRYLGQDMVMYRGESGTVYVTEAYCPHMGAHLAKNTTSYIVRDGEQIEGDSIRCPFHGWQFGPDGACKNIPYSDFVPKAAKLKTFPVVERAGTVWIWHDPEGLEPNFDLPDFGGHYDAPGWVNWKIDFMGDLDIHPIEVVDNMADFGHFVPIHGAKDFVYFANEFKDHIVHQYYAAGHRTLVTNPDDVLTLDTWYTGPSILQSEMEGTFNSFILITHTPIEDGKIRVWHGLMVQVNDGSAPVTDDLREAALQYQEGSRLAFAQDVEIWQNKKACLNPLVIPSDGPYGKVRTWYKQFYNPRDKTPDLHKRTNGLHVTLDKRSSTQAA
- a CDS encoding Gfo/Idh/MocA family protein, coding for MTGKEAPIGAVVVGTGFGLFTHVRALRDAGFEVRAIVGRNQERTAQRAAPLGIPLASDNLAQVLSDDPGIRLVTVATPPHAHYTPVMQAIAAGRHVMCEKPFARDLPEAREMLAAAQKAGIVHALGAEFRFDSAQALLRRVVKDGLIGDPLMFSRIYQQPGSGEEEPLADWWTDAAQGGGFLGAFGTHMIDQVRSTLDEIVAVSAILRKLTTTRPAMTSDDYYNVQFRTQSGCLGAIEAAMSFPGPFVMATKVAGTNGAAWIQSGSAFGDPEEVWINDADGTRQIPMPAELVNPAPEPFGIDELIQTEMDRWHTQGFDVAPYAKLFGQMKARIEGRAPPLPDPAGDFSDAAAGQAVLDAARLSAAQGRWVEVEAV